In Populus alba chromosome 1, ASM523922v2, whole genome shotgun sequence, a single window of DNA contains:
- the LOC118063530 gene encoding uncharacterized protein, which produces MGGGFRVLHLVRPFLSFLPEVQSADRKIPFREKVIYTVIALFIFLVCSQLPLYGIHSTTGADPFYWMRVILASNRGTVMELGITPIVTSGLVMQLLAGSKIIEVDNNVREDRALLNGAQKLLGILIAVGEAVAYVLSGMYGSVGQLGVGNAILIIIQLCFAGIIVICLDELLQKGYGLGSGISLFIATNICENIIWKAFSPTTINSGRGAEFEGAVIALFHLLITRTDKVRALREAFYRQNLPNVTNLLATVLIFLIVIYFQGFRVVLPVRSKNARGQQGSYPIKLFYTSNMPIILQSALVSNLYFISQLLYRRYSGNFLVNLLGKWKESEYSGGQFVPVGGLAYYITAPSSLADMAANPFHALFYFVFMLSACALFSKTWIEVSGSSAKDVAKQLKEQQMVMPGHRESNLQKELNRYIPTAAAFGGICIGALTVLADFMGAIGSGTGILLAVTIIYQYFETFEKEKASELGFFGF; this is translated from the exons atgggaGGTGGATTTAGGGTGCTTCACCTTGTCAGACCATTTCTCTCATTTCTTCCCGAAGTTCAGAGTGCTGACAGAAAAATCCCGTTTCGTGAGAAGGTCATATACACTGTGATTgcgcttttcattttcttagtaTGCAGTCAACTTCCGTTGTATGGCATTCATTCAACAACCGGTGCGGATCCTTTCTATTGGATGCGTGTCATTCTTGCTTCAAACCGTGGTACTGTCATGGAACTTGGTATCACTCCTATTGTGACTTCTGGACTAGTGATGCAACTGCTTGCTGGTTCAAAGATCATTGAAGTGGACAACAACGTGCGTGAAGATCGTGCATTATT GAACGGTGCACAGAAGTTATTGGGTATCTTGATTGCTGTTGGTGAAGCGGTGGCATATGTGCTCTCAGGGATGTATGGAAGTGTTGGCCAACTTGGAGTAGGAAATGCCATTCTTATCATCATTCAGCTTTGTTTTGCCGGGATCATTGTGATCTGTTTGGACGAACTTCTCCAGAAAGGATATGGTCTGGGCTCTGGAATTTCTCTTTTCATTGCAACCAATATCTG TGAAAATATTATCTGGAAGGCATTTAGTCCAACCACCATTAACAGTGGGCGAGGTGCTGAATTTGAAGGAGCTGTCATTGCTTTATTCCATCTTCTGATAACTCGAACGGACAAAGTTCGTGCTCtccgagaagcattttaccggCAGAATCTTCCAAATGTGACAAATCTGCTTGCTACAGTGCTTATCTTTCTCATTGTCATCTACTTCCAAGGGTTCCGTGTGGTTTTGCCTGTGAGGTCAAAGAATGCTCGTGGGCAGCAGGGTTCATATCCAATCAAGTTGTTCTACACCTCAAACATGCCCATTATTTTGCAGTCTGCTCTTGTATCTAACCTTTACTTCATCTCTCAG TTGCTGTACAGGAGGTACAGTGGAAACTTCCTCGTGAATCTTTTGGGCAAATGGAAGGAATCTGAATATTCAGGTGGTCAGTTTGTCCCTGTTGGTGGCCTTGCATATTATATCACTGCGCCCTCAAG CTTAGCTGATATGGCAGCAAATCCTTTCCATGCACTTTTCTATTTCGTGTTTATGTTGTCAGCATGTGCCCTCTTCTCAAAAACTTGGATTGAAGTGTCTGGATCATCTGCCAAAGACGTGGCCAAGCAGCTCAAG GAGCAACAAATGGTTATGCCTGGGCATCGGGAGTCCAACTTACAGAAAGAGTTGAACCGTTACATACCCACTGCCGCAGCTTTTGGAGGTATTTGCATTGGGGCACTGACAGTGTTGGCAGATTTCATGGGAGCTATCGGATCAGGGACAGGAATACTACTTGCAGTTACGATCATTTATCAGTACTTTGAGACCTTTGAGAAGGAGAAGGCTAGTGAACTTGGTTTCTTTGGTTTCTAA
- the LOC118063540 gene encoding uncharacterized protein, protein MRRSHFYFTFILALLLSVACTFQFQAHAAPPAPLIKHLSYLIKWTTTVASSKTPHSDGNVLQFEDGYLVETVVEGNAMGVVPYKIRVSEDGELYAVDEVNSNVVKITPPLSQYSRSRLVAGSFQGYTGHIDGKPNEARFNHPRGLTMDDKGNIYVADTLNLAIRKIGDAGVTTIAGGKSNVAGFRDGPSEDAKFSNDFDVVYLHSTCSLLVVDRGNAALRQISLNQEDCDYQSSSFTMTDVIMVVGAVLIGYATCMLQQGFGSSFFSRMKQSSESEFKKKSSKEKPIPIMENMKEEPKWPSFGQLLIDLSKLALEALVGILLCFVPSWNRPGEARTGLTPLKDSLTLPEDKVEPPSVQRQSTPAPVSESRQVHTPTTSDKYSEAKPPKIKSASFRDPSLLSKHRSSKRQEYAEFYGSGEVPSHGRSKNHKEKSRHRQRDKSGEVVFGAVGAEPKPAEMKHVDYESPKFEHYSIRSKHGSDSSYRF, encoded by the exons ATGAGAAGATCGCATTTCTACTTTACCTTTATACTTGCTCTGCTACTTTCTGTGGCTTGTACTTTTCAATTCCAAGCTCATGCTGCTCCTCCAG CACCTTTGATTAAGCACTTGTCTTATCTTATCAAATGGACCACCACTGTGGCATCCTCAAAAACACCCCATTCAG ATGGGAATGTTCTTCAGTTTGAGGATGGATACTTAGTTGAGACTGTTGTGGAAGGAAATGCAATGGGAGTGGTTCCTTACAAAATACGCGTTTCTGAGGATGGTGAACTGTATGCTGTCGATGAAGTTAATAGCAACGTTGTTAAAATCACTCCACCATTGTCACAAT ATAGTAGGTCAAGATTGGTGGCTGGGTCATTTCAGGGTTACACAGGACATATTGACGGAAAACCAAATGAGGCTCGTTTTAATCATCCCAGAGGTCTAACCATGGATGATAAAGGGAACATATATGTCGCCGATACTTTGAATCTAGCCATCAGAAAGATTGGAGATGCAG GTGTCACAACCATTGCTGGGGGGAAATCAAATGTTGCAGGTTTTAGAGATGGGCCCAGCGAAGATGCCAAATTCtcaaatgattttgatgtggtGTATCTTCACTCTACCTGTTCTTTGTTAGTTGTTGACAGAGGAAATGCTGCCCTTCGGCAAATATCGCTTAACCAAGAGGATTGTGATTATCAGTCCAGTTCATTTACTATGACAG ATGTGATTATGGTTGTTGGTGCCGTCTTGATTGGATATGCTACGTGCATGCTTCAGCAGGGGTTTGGGTCTTCTTTCTTCTCAAGAATG AAACAATCTTCAGAGagtgaatttaaaaagaaatcaagtaaGGAAAAACCCATTCCTATTATGGAGAACATGAAAGAGGAGCCCAAGTGGCCATCTTTTGGACAGCTTTTGATTGATCTATCTAAGCTTGCTCTTGAAGCATTGGTTGGTATACTCCTCTGTTTTGTTCCTTCTTGGAACAGACCAGGTGAAGCCAGAACAGGCCTCACTCCTTTGAAAGATTCTCTAACACTGCCTGAAGATAAAGTTGAGCCTCCATCAGTTCAGAGGCAGAGTACTCCTGCTCCTGTATCTGAAAGTCGGCAGGTCCATACTCCAACTACAAGTGATAAATACTCGGAAGCGAAACCACCAAAGATCAAGTCTGCCAGTTTTAGGGATCCTTCTTTGTTAAGCAAGCATCGGTCTTCAAAACGACAAGAATATGCAGAATTCTATGGTTCAGGTGAGGTTCCGTCTCATGGCAGGTCAAAGAatcacaaagaaaaatcaaggcaTCGCCAACGAGATAAAAGTGGTGAAGTAGTTTTCGGAGCAGTAGGGGCTGAGCCAAAACCTGCTGAGATGAAGCATGTGGACTATGAAAGTCCAAAATTCGAGCATTACAGTATCAGAAGCAAGCATGGGTCTGATAGCTCCTACCGATTTTGA
- the LOC118063537 gene encoding uncharacterized protein isoform X2, with the protein MSQMETLGILDEIEVLVSDKLQVVSYKWLSRNFLVSSNAAKRLLQEFVNTRGSGFEVVYTLSEAKQEFNGNCSVQVYSVQACIPKDPAALWNAEFVQAEEFFKQSFTVDNCLRDNRFCGILNSFVKYNVDGPAATKSAEIPVPLNSNSVCQNITAQPSKQTKVQQSPKVGPPSPNLVNSVKSERNGTGVHDLATKQTVDEEKVHLLPADKKKGQSDKTSSGNGGSLANLWGRASAKSKLSSAQADNDKHIPNPTVSAEAQISACEEIEIGSSDDEAQGVNFKRTSNGDNSRKRRVVLDYSDDEFEDAVNLASPELPKGQSSTALVLEKPHFNKQAEDKPVIKVEKSTKGACNQLLRDDSSDGKGIDSKTSSLEKIQSDITFCDVQKDTAAGAAPNSPKRRKVLKTRIDERGREVTEVVWEGEETETKKVESQDSKKKAENNAVTNTVNNRAPLTKKSPAAGNGAPSNPGSKAGNKKGGNKDPKQGNILSFFKKV; encoded by the exons ATGTCCCAAATGGAAACCCTAGGCATTCTCGATGAAATTGAAGTTCTTGTCTCTGATAAACTCCAAGTG GTTTCCTACAAGTGGTTGAGTCGAAATTTCTTGGTTTCATCGAATGCTGCAAAAAG GCTGCTTCAAGAATTTGTTAACACACGCGGAAGTGGATTCGAAGTAGTATACACTCTATCCG aaGCTAAACAAGAATTCAATGGCAATTGCTCAGTTCAGGTATATAGTGTTCAAGCTTGCATCCCAAAAGATCCAGCTGCACTTTGGAATGCTGAATTTGTTCAGGCAGAAGAGTTCTTCAAGCAATCCTTCACAGTTGATAATTGCTTAAGAGATAACAG ATTTTGTGGAATTCTTAATTCCTTTGTTAAGTACAATGTTGATGGACCTGCTGCAACCAAAAGTGCGGAAATCCCAGTGCCATTGAATAGTAATTCAGTGTGTCAAAATATTACAGCTCAACCATCTAAGCAAACCAAAGTTCAGCAAAGCCCAAAGGTTGGTCCTCCATCTCCCAATCTGGTGAACAGTGTCAAAAGTGAAAGGAATGGAACAGGAGTTCATGATCTGGCTACCAAGCAGACTGTGGATGAAGAAAAGGTCCATCTCTTGCCTGCCGATAAGAAGAAAGGCCAGAGTGATAAAACCTCTTCTGGAAATGGAGGTTCGTTGGCAAATTTGTGGGGTCGTGCATCTGCCAAGTCAAAGCTATCTAGTGCACAAGCTGATAATGATAAGCACATTCCAAATCCTACTG TGAGTGCAGAAGCTCAAATTTCTGcttgtgaagaaattgaaattggGAGCAGTGATGATGAGGCTCAGGGTGTGAATTTTAAGCGAACGTCTAATGGGGATAATAGTAGAAAAAGGAGGGTAGTTTTAGATTATTCCGATGATGAGTTTGAAGATGCAGTCAATCTAGCATCACCAGAACTGCCAAAGGGCCAAAGCAGTACAGCCTTGGTTTTGGAGAAGCCCCACTTCAACAAGCAAGCAGAAGATAAACCAGTGATCAAGGTAGAGAAATCAACTAAAGGAGCATGTAATCAGTTGTTGAGAGATGATTCTTCAGATGGAAAAGGCATTGACTCTAAAACTTCCTCTTTGGAGAAGATCCAGAGTGACATCACCTTCTGTGATGTTCAGAAGGATACGGCTGCTGGTGCTGCTCCAAATTCCCCCAAAAGGAGAAAAGTGCTAAAGACACGGATTGATGAGCGTGGAAGAGAAG TAACTGAGGTAGTCTGGGAAGGGGAGGAGACAGAAACTAAGAAAGTTGAGTCACAGGATTCGAAAAAGAAAGCAGAAAATAATGCAGTTACAAATACTGTTAACAACAG GGCACCTCTGACTAAGAAGTCTCCAGCAGCAGGAAACGGTGCTCCGTCTAATCCAGGAAGCAAAGCAGGGAACAAGAAGGGAGGGAATAAGGACCCTAAACAAGGCAACATTCTATCATTCTTCAAGAAGGTTTGA
- the LOC118063537 gene encoding uncharacterized protein isoform X1 — translation MSQMETLGILDEIEVLVSDKLQVVSYKWLSRNFLVSSNAAKRLLQEFVNTRGSGFEVVYTLSGWLKNNPSSYHIRLVSGPKLEEAKQEFNGNCSVQVYSVQACIPKDPAALWNAEFVQAEEFFKQSFTVDNCLRDNRFCGILNSFVKYNVDGPAATKSAEIPVPLNSNSVCQNITAQPSKQTKVQQSPKVGPPSPNLVNSVKSERNGTGVHDLATKQTVDEEKVHLLPADKKKGQSDKTSSGNGGSLANLWGRASAKSKLSSAQADNDKHIPNPTVSAEAQISACEEIEIGSSDDEAQGVNFKRTSNGDNSRKRRVVLDYSDDEFEDAVNLASPELPKGQSSTALVLEKPHFNKQAEDKPVIKVEKSTKGACNQLLRDDSSDGKGIDSKTSSLEKIQSDITFCDVQKDTAAGAAPNSPKRRKVLKTRIDERGREVTEVVWEGEETETKKVESQDSKKKAENNAVTNTVNNRAPLTKKSPAAGNGAPSNPGSKAGNKKGGNKDPKQGNILSFFKKV, via the exons ATGTCCCAAATGGAAACCCTAGGCATTCTCGATGAAATTGAAGTTCTTGTCTCTGATAAACTCCAAGTG GTTTCCTACAAGTGGTTGAGTCGAAATTTCTTGGTTTCATCGAATGCTGCAAAAAG GCTGCTTCAAGAATTTGTTAACACACGCGGAAGTGGATTCGAAGTAGTATACACTCTATCCGGTTGGTTAAAGAACAACCCTTCAAGTTACCATATAAGGCTTGTTTCCGGTCCCAAACTTGAAG aaGCTAAACAAGAATTCAATGGCAATTGCTCAGTTCAGGTATATAGTGTTCAAGCTTGCATCCCAAAAGATCCAGCTGCACTTTGGAATGCTGAATTTGTTCAGGCAGAAGAGTTCTTCAAGCAATCCTTCACAGTTGATAATTGCTTAAGAGATAACAG ATTTTGTGGAATTCTTAATTCCTTTGTTAAGTACAATGTTGATGGACCTGCTGCAACCAAAAGTGCGGAAATCCCAGTGCCATTGAATAGTAATTCAGTGTGTCAAAATATTACAGCTCAACCATCTAAGCAAACCAAAGTTCAGCAAAGCCCAAAGGTTGGTCCTCCATCTCCCAATCTGGTGAACAGTGTCAAAAGTGAAAGGAATGGAACAGGAGTTCATGATCTGGCTACCAAGCAGACTGTGGATGAAGAAAAGGTCCATCTCTTGCCTGCCGATAAGAAGAAAGGCCAGAGTGATAAAACCTCTTCTGGAAATGGAGGTTCGTTGGCAAATTTGTGGGGTCGTGCATCTGCCAAGTCAAAGCTATCTAGTGCACAAGCTGATAATGATAAGCACATTCCAAATCCTACTG TGAGTGCAGAAGCTCAAATTTCTGcttgtgaagaaattgaaattggGAGCAGTGATGATGAGGCTCAGGGTGTGAATTTTAAGCGAACGTCTAATGGGGATAATAGTAGAAAAAGGAGGGTAGTTTTAGATTATTCCGATGATGAGTTTGAAGATGCAGTCAATCTAGCATCACCAGAACTGCCAAAGGGCCAAAGCAGTACAGCCTTGGTTTTGGAGAAGCCCCACTTCAACAAGCAAGCAGAAGATAAACCAGTGATCAAGGTAGAGAAATCAACTAAAGGAGCATGTAATCAGTTGTTGAGAGATGATTCTTCAGATGGAAAAGGCATTGACTCTAAAACTTCCTCTTTGGAGAAGATCCAGAGTGACATCACCTTCTGTGATGTTCAGAAGGATACGGCTGCTGGTGCTGCTCCAAATTCCCCCAAAAGGAGAAAAGTGCTAAAGACACGGATTGATGAGCGTGGAAGAGAAG TAACTGAGGTAGTCTGGGAAGGGGAGGAGACAGAAACTAAGAAAGTTGAGTCACAGGATTCGAAAAAGAAAGCAGAAAATAATGCAGTTACAAATACTGTTAACAACAG GGCACCTCTGACTAAGAAGTCTCCAGCAGCAGGAAACGGTGCTCCGTCTAATCCAGGAAGCAAAGCAGGGAACAAGAAGGGAGGGAATAAGGACCCTAAACAAGGCAACATTCTATCATTCTTCAAGAAGGTTTGA
- the LOC118063538 gene encoding uncharacterized protein — protein sequence MGCAGSSQAKADGSAKKIRKPKPWKHPQPITKSQLLQMREEFWDTSPHYGGRKEIWDALQAAAGAELSLAQAIVDSAGVIIQNADLTVCYDERGAKYELPKYVLSEPTNLIRET from the exons aTGGGATGTGCTGGATCCTCACAAGCCAAAGCAGACG GGAGTGCGAAAAAAATCCGGAAGCCAAAACCTTGGAAGCATCCTCAGCCTATTACAAAGTCTCAGCTTTTACAGATGCGCGAGGAGTTTTGGGATACTTCGCCTCACTATGGTGGAAGGAAAG AGATTTGGGATGCTCTTCAAGCTGCTGCCGGAGCTGAATTATCCCTTGCACAAGCAATTGTGGACAGTGCTGGTGTCATCATTCAAAATGCCGATTTGACAGTATGCTATGATGAAAGAG GTGCAAAGTATGAACTACCCAAGTATGTTTTGAGTGAGCCAACCAATTTGATCCGAGAAACTTAA